The Strigops habroptila isolate Jane chromosome 8, bStrHab1.2.pri, whole genome shotgun sequence genome includes a window with the following:
- the PRDX1 gene encoding peroxiredoxin-1, whose protein sequence is MSSGNAFIGKPAPDFTATAVMPDGQFKDVKLSDYKGKYVVFFFYPLDFTFVCPTEIIAYSDRADEFKKINCEVIGASVDSHFCHLAWINTPKKQGGLGTMKIPLISDTNRAIAKQYGVLKEDEGIAYRGLFIIDEKGILRQITINDLPVGRSVDETLRLVQAFQFTDKHGEVCPAGWKPGSDTIKPDVHKSKEYFSKQK, encoded by the exons ATGTCTTCAGGAAATGCTTTCATTGGAAAACCAGCCCCTGACTTTACTGCCACGGCTGTAATGCCAGATGGACAATTCAAAGATGTCAAACTTTCTGACTATAAAG gaaaatatgTTGTGTTCTTCTTCTACCCCCTGGACTTCACTTTTGTCTGTCCAACTGAAATTATTGCATACAGTGACAGAGCTGATGAattcaagaaaattaactgtgaAGTAATTGGAGCTTCTGTTGACTCTCACTTTTGTCACCTGGCCTG GATCAACACTCCAAAGAAACAGGGAGGCTTGGGTACTATGAaaatcccattgatttcagACACAAACCGTGCCATTGCCAAACAGTATGGGGTACTTAAAGAGGATGAAGGTATTGCATACAG ggGCCTGTTCATAATTGATGAGAAGGGGATCTTGAGGCAGATAACAATCAATGATCTTCCTGTGGGCCGTTCTGTTGATGAAACCCTCAGGCTTGTCCAGGCCTTCCAGTTTACAGATAAGCATGGAGAAG TGTGCCCAGCTGGCTGGAAGCCTGGCAGTGACACAATCAAGCCTGATGTTCACAAAAGTAAAGAGTATTTCTC